One part of the Thermodesulfovibrio sp. 3462-1 genome encodes these proteins:
- a CDS encoding amino acid ABC transporter substrate-binding protein: MKRAGLMMLVLSLILLLVAQVYSADVIRFGAALSLTGKLAKEGNLVKNGYELWKETVNKRGGIKVGNKYYKVDIKYYDDESDPNRAAKLVEKLITEDGIKLILGPYGSESVFSTSAITEKYGALMVQGGAAADKLYTRGFKNLFGIYTVATEYMDDTLKMLRNKTPKPNTVAIVYSNDLFSTQVAQGAYASAQKYGYKVVYYKDYPKGTQDLSTVIVEIKAKNPDILIGCGHFQDTVVIVKQSKDYKLNPKAIAFSVGPTLPDFVTALKGDAEYIFGSAQWTPTLKYKDPVFGSNANFVKAFKAKFGVEPNYHAAGGAAAAVIFQRAIEKAGTFTDINKIRHALASFNEETLFGKIRFDATGKVVGKGMPVIQILRGQQKTVYPEAAAEAKPVYPKPAWR, translated from the coding sequence ATGAAAAGGGCAGGTTTGATGATGTTAGTTTTAAGTTTAATTCTGTTGTTAGTAGCTCAGGTTTATTCAGCTGATGTAATCAGATTTGGCGCAGCTCTGTCTCTTACAGGAAAACTTGCAAAGGAAGGAAATCTCGTAAAGAACGGTTACGAACTGTGGAAAGAAACTGTAAACAAAAGAGGTGGTATCAAGGTAGGAAATAAATATTACAAAGTGGATATTAAATACTACGATGATGAAAGTGATCCAAACAGAGCAGCCAAGCTTGTGGAAAAACTCATAACCGAAGATGGTATTAAACTCATTTTAGGTCCATACGGCAGTGAGTCAGTTTTCTCAACATCTGCGATTACTGAGAAGTACGGAGCTTTAATGGTTCAGGGTGGTGCTGCTGCAGACAAACTTTACACAAGAGGCTTTAAAAATCTATTTGGAATTTATACAGTAGCTACTGAATACATGGATGATACTTTAAAAATGCTAAGAAATAAAACTCCTAAACCAAATACTGTTGCAATTGTTTACTCAAATGATCTTTTCTCCACTCAGGTTGCACAGGGTGCATATGCTTCAGCTCAGAAATATGGATATAAAGTAGTGTATTACAAGGACTATCCAAAAGGAACACAGGATCTGTCTACAGTTATTGTGGAAATTAAAGCTAAAAATCCTGATATTCTTATTGGATGTGGCCATTTTCAAGATACTGTTGTAATAGTTAAACAGAGTAAAGATTATAAATTAAATCCAAAGGCAATAGCATTTTCAGTTGGCCCAACTTTACCAGATTTTGTAACAGCACTTAAAGGTGATGCTGAATACATTTTTGGTTCAGCTCAATGGACTCCAACTTTGAAATATAAAGATCCTGTTTTTGGGTCAAATGCAAATTTTGTAAAAGCCTTTAAAGCAAAATTTGGCGTGGAACCAAACTATCATGCTGCTGGTGGTGCTGCTGCTGCAGTTATATTCCAGAGAGCTATTGAGAAAGCAGGCACTTTTACAGATATAAACAAAATAAGACATGCACTTGCAAGCTTTAATGAAGAAACTCTCTTTGGAAAAATCAGATTTGATGCAACAGGAAAAGTTGTTGGCAAAGGAATGCCTGTCATCCAGATACTGAGAGGGCAACAAAAAACAGTATATCCTGAGGCAGCTGCTGAAGCTAAACCAGTATATCCAAAGCCAGCATGGAGATAA
- a CDS encoding ABC transporter ATP-binding protein, which produces MKFFEIKNLNTGYGDLHILRNISLEINKGEIVALLGSNGAGKSTLMRAIVGRLRVWSGEIIFKDENIANLSPDKIVKMGISLCPERRRIFSGMTVKENLEIGAYRRRNGLKERMEKVFSILPRLYERKNHLGGDLSGGEQQMLAIGRALMNEPELLLIDEFTLGLAPTIVEILVDVVKKINKSGVSILLVEQDVHMALEISDRAYVMEVGEIKISGRSKELLEHPQIKETYLGM; this is translated from the coding sequence ATGAAATTCTTTGAAATAAAAAATCTCAATACAGGCTACGGTGATTTACATATATTAAGAAATATTTCTCTTGAAATCAACAAAGGTGAAATAGTTGCTCTTCTTGGCTCAAATGGTGCAGGGAAAAGCACGCTGATGAGAGCAATTGTAGGAAGGTTAAGAGTATGGAGTGGAGAAATTATTTTTAAAGATGAAAACATTGCCAATCTTTCACCAGACAAAATTGTAAAAATGGGAATAAGTCTATGCCCGGAAAGAAGAAGGATATTTTCTGGTATGACTGTAAAAGAAAATCTTGAAATAGGAGCATATCGCAGAAGAAACGGATTAAAAGAAAGAATGGAAAAAGTTTTTTCCATTTTACCAAGACTTTATGAAAGAAAAAATCATCTTGGAGGAGACCTTTCTGGGGGAGAACAACAGATGCTTGCAATAGGAAGAGCTCTTATGAATGAGCCAGAACTTCTTTTAATTGATGAATTTACATTGGGACTTGCTCCAACAATAGTTGAAATACTTGTTGATGTCGTAAAAAAAATCAATAAATCTGGAGTAAGTATTTTACTGGTTGAACAGGATGTTCATATGGCGCTGGAAATAAGTGACAGAGCATATGTTATGGAAGTTGGAGAAATAAAAATATCAGGACGTTCAAAGGAGCTTCTTGAACATCCGCAAATAAAAGAAACTTATTTAGGAATGTAA
- a CDS encoding universal stress protein, which translates to MALYRRMLVCIDGSEESFHAFEEAVRFAKEKNITVFVLTVAPSYYGDLSLVGIGVSVEEICKPYKENLSKAKDIAEKHQVLVKTLYEEGEPFEKIIDVGEEISADLIIMGKKGISALQQVLIGSVTERVIGYSNTDVLVVPKNSTIKWNRCLVAVDISKYGEKVCNKAIEIARDFQSEINLISVVEVPSAVFAVKPELYDEQVNKTKKYLKELELKFHGENISPRIFIEEGEPYKKILEKADEIQADIIVVSSHGRTGLKRLLMGSVCQRVIGLSKIPVLVVKS; encoded by the coding sequence ATGGCTCTTTACAGAAGAATGCTTGTATGCATTGATGGCTCAGAGGAAAGTTTCCATGCTTTTGAAGAGGCTGTTAGATTTGCAAAAGAAAAAAACATTACAGTCTTTGTCCTGACTGTTGCTCCATCCTATTATGGAGATTTAAGTCTTGTAGGTATTGGAGTATCTGTTGAGGAGATCTGTAAACCTTATAAGGAAAATCTTTCAAAAGCTAAAGATATAGCTGAGAAACATCAAGTTCTCGTGAAAACTCTTTATGAAGAAGGAGAACCCTTTGAAAAGATTATTGATGTAGGTGAGGAAATCTCAGCAGACTTAATAATTATGGGCAAAAAAGGTATAAGCGCTCTTCAGCAGGTTTTAATTGGAAGCGTGACAGAACGAGTGATTGGTTATAGTAATACTGATGTTTTAGTTGTCCCGAAGAATTCAACGATCAAATGGAACAGATGCCTTGTGGCTGTTGATATTTCAAAATATGGAGAAAAAGTTTGCAATAAAGCAATAGAGATTGCAAGAGATTTTCAATCAGAGATAAATCTGATTTCTGTGGTAGAAGTTCCTTCAGCAGTTTTTGCAGTGAAGCCTGAACTTTATGATGAACAGGTAAATAAAACAAAAAAATATTTAAAAGAGCTTGAACTTAAATTTCACGGTGAAAACATATCTCCCAGAATTTTTATAGAAGAAGGAGAGCCTTATAAAAAGATTCTTGAGAAGGCAGATGAGATTCAAGCTGATATTATTGTTGTGAGCTCTCATGGAAGAACAGGACTTAAAAGGCTTCTTATGGGAAGCGTATGCCAGAGAGTAATCGGGCTTTCAAAGATACCTGTCTTAGTTGTGAAATCATAA
- a CDS encoding branched-chain amino acid ABC transporter permease produces the protein MILLQILLNGILLGGFYALIGVGFSLVWGVTNIINLAHGAIALLGAYITLFLFQHYGLDPFLSLPFSFIPLFIFGYILQRYLLNLVVKAQIFMLLILTFGVEIFLVNFMTTFFSADFRSVTPDYAGESLIVGDIVIPYIRLGVFAICVLITLLLSLFLNKTWTGKAIKATSLDIDAAMMVGINPAKIFAITFAIASGLAGVAGSLFSLTQAFSPSVAGSLTLRAFIVSILGGLGRVEGALLGGIILGIVETLSSYIIGESYKNAITLAIMVLVLVIKPTGILGKKYFAEVKH, from the coding sequence ATGATATTATTACAAATTCTTTTAAATGGTATTCTTCTTGGAGGATTTTATGCTCTTATTGGTGTGGGTTTTTCTCTTGTCTGGGGAGTAACAAATATAATTAACCTTGCTCACGGAGCGATAGCTCTCTTAGGAGCATATATTACTTTATTTTTGTTTCAGCATTATGGACTTGATCCTTTTTTAAGCCTTCCATTCAGTTTTATACCTCTTTTTATCTTTGGATATATTTTGCAAAGATATTTACTCAATTTAGTTGTTAAAGCACAGATTTTTATGCTTCTTATACTGACTTTTGGAGTAGAGATATTCCTTGTAAATTTTATGACAACCTTTTTCTCAGCTGACTTCAGATCTGTTACTCCTGATTACGCTGGAGAAAGCTTAATAGTAGGAGATATTGTTATACCCTATATAAGATTGGGTGTATTTGCAATATGTGTGTTAATTACATTACTTTTAAGTCTATTTCTCAATAAAACATGGACTGGAAAGGCAATTAAAGCCACATCTCTTGATATTGATGCTGCAATGATGGTGGGAATAAACCCAGCAAAAATTTTTGCAATAACCTTTGCAATTGCTTCAGGATTGGCAGGCGTTGCTGGAAGTCTTTTCTCATTAACGCAGGCATTTTCTCCATCAGTAGCAGGCTCTTTAACACTAAGAGCCTTTATTGTAAGTATTCTTGGTGGACTTGGAAGAGTTGAAGGAGCTCTTCTGGGTGGTATTATTCTTGGAATTGTTGAAACTCTGAGTTCTTACATTATTGGAGAAAGCTATAAAAATGCAATTACTCTTGCAATAATGGTACTGGTTCTCGTAATAAAACCTACAGGAATCTTAGGGAAAAAATACTTTGCGGAGGTAAAGCATTGA
- a CDS encoding ABC transporter ATP-binding protein: MIILETKNLAKKYGGLEVLNNVNLKVYKGEILGLIGPNGAGKTTLMNLICRLTDITRGEIYYKGELINNKKSYEISKMGIARTFQVVKPFKGLTVLENVMVGAFYGRKNAKTNAEAKDIAMEALKIVGLLNEKDKEPSILPIAQRKKLELARALAMDPELLILDEVMAGLNPKELDDIMKEILLLKERGITIIAIEHVMKVIMGISDRVVVLHLGELICDGKPHEVCNHPQVIEAYLGSKFAQKGVA, translated from the coding sequence ATGATAATACTTGAAACAAAAAATCTTGCAAAAAAATATGGTGGCCTTGAGGTTTTAAATAATGTAAACCTTAAAGTATACAAAGGAGAAATCCTTGGATTAATAGGACCTAATGGAGCAGGAAAAACAACTTTAATGAATCTTATATGTCGTTTGACTGACATAACAAGAGGTGAAATCTATTACAAAGGAGAATTAATCAACAATAAGAAATCATATGAGATCTCAAAAATGGGCATAGCAAGAACATTTCAGGTTGTTAAGCCATTTAAGGGTCTTACAGTTTTGGAAAATGTCATGGTCGGAGCATTTTATGGTAGAAAAAATGCAAAAACTAATGCAGAAGCAAAAGACATAGCAATGGAAGCCTTAAAAATAGTTGGACTTTTAAATGAAAAAGATAAAGAACCAAGCATCTTACCAATTGCTCAGCGTAAAAAACTTGAACTTGCAAGAGCGCTGGCAATGGACCCTGAACTTTTAATTCTTGATGAGGTTATGGCAGGACTTAATCCTAAGGAGCTTGATGATATAATGAAAGAAATTTTGCTTTTGAAAGAAAGAGGAATAACGATAATAGCAATTGAACATGTTATGAAAGTTATCATGGGGATATCAGATAGAGTTGTTGTTCTACACTTAGGAGAGCTTATTTGCGATGGAAAACCTCATGAAGTTTGCAATCATCCTCAGGTAATTGAAGCTTATTTAGGAAGTAAATTCGCACAAAAAGGGGTGGCATAA
- a CDS encoding sulfite exporter TauE/SafE family protein, translating into MIELTTNFVDLNWMNVMYLFFVGLVGGLVSGFIGSGGAFVLTPGMMSMGVPGLVAVASNMCHKFPKALVGAIKRTKFGQVDVKLGLVMGASAEAGVLFGAHVQEYIKKTFGDVGSNLYVSAAFVVVLSIVGTYVLLDAIKTKNNDKAKKPEETTKIAKWLQSIYIPGTMVYFRSLNAKVSVLFTIPLGFATGMLAATIAVGGFIGVPAMMYVLGVPAIMASATELVIAFVMGLVGSFKYAMSGFVDIRLAMIILAGSLFGVQLGAIGTTYVKDYMIKIVMGVIMLIVLVSRGLMIPVYLGQLGIISPLSVATVTTLKTLSFAIMVTALVVGAGIICMALFKGLREERKIQKIVATSSVTVK; encoded by the coding sequence ATGATTGAACTTACAACAAATTTTGTTGATTTAAACTGGATGAATGTGATGTATTTATTTTTTGTAGGACTTGTAGGAGGACTTGTAAGCGGATTTATTGGTTCAGGTGGAGCTTTTGTTCTGACACCCGGCATGATGAGCATGGGTGTTCCAGGACTTGTAGCTGTTGCATCAAATATGTGTCATAAGTTTCCAAAGGCACTTGTAGGAGCTATAAAAAGAACTAAATTCGGTCAGGTTGATGTTAAACTCGGTCTTGTTATGGGAGCCTCTGCTGAGGCAGGAGTTTTGTTCGGTGCTCATGTTCAGGAATACATAAAGAAGACATTTGGTGATGTAGGTTCAAATCTCTATGTGAGTGCGGCTTTTGTTGTTGTCCTTAGCATTGTGGGTACATATGTGCTTTTAGATGCGATAAAGACCAAAAATAATGATAAAGCAAAAAAACCAGAAGAAACTACAAAAATTGCAAAGTGGCTTCAGTCAATCTATATTCCAGGAACTATGGTTTATTTCAGAAGCCTAAATGCAAAAGTCTCTGTTCTTTTTACAATTCCACTTGGCTTTGCAACAGGCATGCTTGCAGCCACAATAGCAGTAGGAGGATTTATCGGAGTTCCTGCTATGATGTATGTGCTTGGTGTACCAGCAATAATGGCATCTGCAACTGAACTTGTTATTGCCTTTGTTATGGGTCTTGTTGGTTCTTTCAAATATGCAATGAGTGGTTTTGTTGATATAAGGCTTGCAATGATAATTCTGGCAGGTTCTCTTTTCGGTGTTCAACTTGGAGCAATAGGAACAACCTATGTTAAAGATTATATGATTAAAATCGTCATGGGAGTTATCATGCTAATTGTACTTGTTAGCAGAGGTTTAATGATTCCAGTTTATCTCGGTCAGCTTGGAATAATATCTCCTTTATCAGTAGCTACAGTTACAACACTTAAAACTTTAAGTTTTGCTATTATGGTAACAGCTCTTGTAGTGGGAGCAGGAATTATATGTATGGCATTGTTTAAGGGTTTACGGGAAGAAAGGAAAATTCAGAAGATTGTTGCAACCTCTTCAGTCACAGTTAAGTAG
- a CDS encoding branched-chain amino acid ABC transporter permease, with the protein MKKSVILFFIFIAVLAILPFLISGYWLRVLTQTFMFAAIATGSNIIIGFTGYPAFGNIAFFGIGAYVTGVLMTKYGFSFLLTLPFCALSGFIIATLLGIPLLRLKGHYFAIATIGVMEAIKEIVDNMTEITGGGMGLTLPIMEGDPAYIYKFFYYAILSIMLLTVLIAFLIFRSKFGYALRAIRIDEDAASVIGINTPLFKTISWAISGALVGIAGGAYAYWLTYIDSSTVFQTSYSVKMFAMILLGGGTTVLGPMIGAFILELISELVWSKFIEIHGMILGLLIILIVIFIPKGLFETFKEGFSLRKIIINLKENKL; encoded by the coding sequence ATGAAAAAAAGTGTAATTTTATTTTTTATATTTATTGCTGTATTGGCGATTCTGCCATTCTTAATATCAGGATACTGGCTCAGGGTTTTAACTCAAACATTTATGTTTGCAGCAATTGCTACAGGAAGTAACATAATCATAGGATTTACAGGATATCCAGCATTTGGAAATATAGCCTTTTTTGGAATAGGAGCATATGTAACTGGAGTATTGATGACAAAATATGGTTTCTCCTTTTTATTGACTCTTCCTTTCTGTGCATTATCAGGATTTATAATTGCTACACTTTTAGGCATACCGCTTTTAAGACTTAAAGGACACTATTTTGCAATTGCTACAATTGGAGTAATGGAAGCTATAAAAGAAATTGTTGATAATATGACAGAAATAACAGGCGGAGGTATGGGACTTACATTGCCTATTATGGAAGGTGACCCTGCTTATATATATAAATTTTTCTACTATGCAATCCTTTCAATAATGTTGCTTACTGTTTTGATAGCTTTTTTAATATTTCGTTCAAAATTTGGATATGCCTTGAGAGCAATAAGAATCGATGAAGATGCGGCATCTGTAATCGGTATAAATACACCACTTTTTAAAACAATATCATGGGCTATAAGTGGAGCTCTTGTTGGCATAGCTGGTGGAGCATATGCTTATTGGTTAACATATATTGATTCTTCTACAGTTTTTCAAACTTCTTATTCTGTAAAAATGTTTGCAATGATTTTGCTTGGTGGTGGAACAACTGTCCTGGGTCCAATGATAGGAGCTTTTATTCTTGAGCTTATCTCAGAATTGGTATGGAGCAAATTTATAGAAATTCATGGAATGATACTCGGACTGCTAATCATATTAATAGTAATTTTTATTCCTAAGGGACTATTTGAAACATTTAAAGAAGGATTTTCTCTTAGAAAAATTATTATTAATCTGAAAGAAAATAAACTTTGA
- the lon gene encoding endopeptidase La has protein sequence MKIFKKTDHSEENKNTIVEELRRKIFQSEMPSQVRDIALAELDLLSKMNPTAAEYTISLTYIEYLTTLPWNKKTADNLDLERAERILNERHYGLYGVKNRILEHLAVKILSSNRNPRILIVDDEEIARKNLEHILKKENYEVVTAKNGAEAFKLLDEQEFEIVLTDIKMEGLDGFAILDKVKAKYPNTKVIMITAYAAVDNAVEAIKRGAFHYIAKPFKIEEVKLSIKQASEDRVSTISTKGSILCFAGPPGTGKTSLGKSIADALGRKFARISLGGIKDEAEIRGHRRTYAGAKPGRIIEEIRRTGVANPVLMLDEIDKICQDFKGDPASALLEALDPEQNYAFIDHYLDVPFDLSGVMFIVTANIPDNIQPALLDRMEVIEFSGYTEEEKKNIALKHLIPKQITEQGLTEFPPAFTEEAILKIIQEYTREAGIRNLERMIATICRKLATEIVKGSKPKTPVKITPEMVEKYLGPRRYYFEVADAKNRVGVVTGLVWTETGGDIIFVEAAKMKGKRELILTGSLGNIMRESAQAALSYIKSNASVFGISEEIFENQDIHIHVPQGAIPKDGPSAGATIAMALISLFTNRPARRDIAITGELTLSGRILPVGGIKEKILAAKRAGVKTVIVPHRNKVDIDNLPEDFKRGLKIIFMEKIEDVVNIVLI, from the coding sequence ATGAAAATTTTCAAAAAAACAGATCATAGCGAAGAAAACAAGAATACTATAGTTGAAGAACTGAGAAGAAAAATTTTTCAATCCGAAATGCCTTCTCAGGTAAGAGATATTGCACTTGCAGAGCTTGATTTACTTTCCAAGATGAATCCTACAGCAGCAGAATACACTATTAGTCTAACCTACATAGAATACCTTACAACACTTCCATGGAATAAAAAAACAGCTGATAATCTTGACCTGGAAAGAGCAGAAAGAATTTTGAATGAAAGACATTATGGTCTTTATGGAGTAAAAAATAGAATTCTTGAGCATCTTGCGGTAAAAATTTTATCTTCAAATCGGAATCCAAGAATATTAATAGTTGATGATGAAGAAATAGCGAGGAAAAACCTTGAACACATTTTAAAAAAAGAAAACTACGAAGTGGTTACTGCTAAAAATGGTGCAGAAGCTTTCAAACTTCTTGATGAACAAGAATTTGAAATAGTGCTTACTGATATCAAAATGGAGGGATTAGATGGCTTTGCTATACTTGATAAAGTAAAAGCAAAATATCCAAATACAAAAGTTATAATGATAACAGCCTATGCTGCTGTGGACAATGCAGTTGAAGCAATAAAAAGAGGAGCCTTTCATTATATTGCCAAACCTTTTAAAATAGAAGAAGTAAAGCTATCAATAAAACAGGCATCAGAAGACAGAGTTTCAACAATTTCCACAAAAGGTTCAATTCTATGCTTTGCAGGTCCTCCTGGAACAGGAAAAACATCTCTCGGAAAATCAATCGCTGATGCTCTTGGAAGAAAATTTGCAAGAATCTCACTCGGTGGAATAAAAGATGAGGCAGAAATAAGAGGGCACAGAAGAACCTATGCAGGTGCAAAACCAGGCAGAATTATAGAAGAAATTAGAAGAACAGGTGTTGCTAATCCTGTTTTAATGCTTGATGAGATTGACAAAATCTGTCAGGATTTCAAAGGAGACCCTGCTTCAGCGCTTCTTGAAGCTCTTGACCCCGAGCAAAACTATGCATTTATTGACCATTACCTTGATGTTCCCTTTGACCTTTCAGGAGTTATGTTTATAGTAACAGCAAATATACCTGATAATATTCAACCAGCTCTGCTTGACAGAATGGAGGTCATAGAGTTTTCAGGATACACAGAAGAAGAAAAGAAAAACATAGCATTGAAACATTTAATTCCCAAACAGATAACTGAGCAGGGTCTTACTGAGTTTCCTCCTGCGTTTACTGAGGAGGCTATTTTAAAAATTATTCAGGAATATACAAGAGAAGCTGGAATAAGAAATCTTGAAAGAATGATCGCAACAATATGCAGAAAACTGGCAACCGAAATTGTAAAAGGAAGTAAGCCAAAAACTCCAGTAAAAATAACTCCAGAAATGGTGGAAAAATATCTTGGTCCAAGAAGATATTACTTTGAAGTGGCTGATGCAAAAAACAGAGTTGGCGTTGTTACCGGACTTGTATGGACAGAAACAGGCGGTGACATAATATTTGTGGAAGCAGCCAAAATGAAAGGCAAAAGAGAACTAATTCTTACTGGTTCTCTTGGAAACATAATGAGAGAATCTGCCCAGGCAGCGCTGAGCTATATAAAAAGCAATGCTTCTGTGTTTGGTATTTCAGAGGAGATATTTGAGAATCAGGACATACACATTCATGTTCCTCAGGGAGCAATTCCCAAAGATGGCCCTTCAGCAGGAGCAACAATAGCAATGGCTTTAATTTCCCTATTTACAAATAGGCCTGCAAGAAGAGATATTGCAATTACAGGAGAGCTTACCTTGAGTGGAAGAATACTTCCTGTTGGAGGTATTAAAGAAAAAATTTTAGCAGCAAAAAGAGCAGGAGTCAAAACAGTCATAGTTCCTCACAGAAACAAAGTAGATATTGATAATCTACCAGAAGACTTTAAAAGAGGATTGAAAATTATATTTATGGAAAAGATTGAAGATGTAGTTAATATAGTGTTGATTTAA
- a CDS encoding ATP-binding protein codes for MFPKSIAQKIMLFYISGILVTIGLSVVVLYDIWLIKQKIEVEESIFNLFETIQEIRRTEKNFFLYRNETDYRDNLEYIKTVKNFITDQKFEGLKIEKSIKELSNTLQIYELLMLQLKEKINSPSVHNLEQSIREKGKMLTHIAENIKTTERRLIKDSLNNILKYSIFLIIIFFVIPFISFGLGLTRLISKPLKELEDKMKKIAEGKIYSIEVKSNDKEILSLVDTFNKVLKELESKQKQLIQAEKLSSLGTLLSGIAHELNNPLSNISTSCQILIEEFEEADTEYKKELLHAIESQTERAKNIIKTVLDFSRRKELQKENISAQNLIEETIVLIKGEIPTKINLIIDVEENLTIYADKQRIQQVLLNLIKNAIQASALQGEVKIRAYSYSQEALDKYLFLKKEGKCVGEISLNKEFVILEVKDNGPGIPQENISKIFEPFFTTKENKGSGLGLFITQELIKDHDGCICVDSTPGQGTTFIVMLPRR; via the coding sequence ATGTTTCCTAAAAGCATTGCACAAAAAATAATGCTTTTTTACATTAGTGGAATCCTTGTTACTATCGGTTTATCAGTGGTTGTTCTATATGATATATGGCTAATCAAACAAAAAATAGAGGTGGAAGAGAGTATCTTTAATTTATTTGAAACAATTCAGGAAATAAGAAGAACAGAGAAGAATTTTTTTCTTTATAGAAATGAAACAGACTATCGTGACAACTTAGAGTACATTAAGACTGTTAAAAATTTTATCACTGATCAAAAATTTGAAGGATTAAAAATAGAAAAATCAATTAAAGAATTATCAAATACTCTGCAAATTTATGAATTACTAATGTTACAGTTAAAAGAAAAAATAAATTCTCCCTCGGTTCATAATCTTGAACAGTCAATAAGGGAAAAAGGTAAAATGCTTACCCATATTGCAGAAAATATTAAAACAACAGAACGTAGATTAATAAAAGACAGTCTGAATAACATCTTGAAATACAGTATTTTTTTGATAATCATATTTTTTGTCATCCCATTTATTTCTTTTGGTTTAGGTCTTACAAGATTAATTTCAAAACCATTGAAAGAGCTTGAAGATAAAATGAAAAAGATCGCAGAGGGTAAAATATATTCTATTGAAGTTAAATCTAATGATAAAGAAATTCTTTCACTTGTAGATACTTTTAATAAAGTTTTAAAAGAACTTGAATCAAAACAAAAACAGCTTATACAGGCTGAAAAACTGTCTTCTCTTGGAACACTGCTTTCTGGAATTGCCCATGAACTTAACAATCCTTTATCTAACATTTCAACATCATGTCAGATACTTATTGAAGAATTTGAAGAAGCAGATACTGAATATAAAAAAGAACTTCTTCATGCAATAGAATCTCAGACTGAGAGAGCTAAAAACATTATAAAAACAGTCCTTGATTTTTCAAGAAGAAAAGAACTGCAGAAGGAAAACATTTCTGCACAGAATTTAATTGAAGAAACGATTGTTTTAATTAAAGGTGAAATCCCAACAAAAATTAACTTAATTATTGATGTAGAAGAAAATCTTACAATATATGCGGATAAACAACGAATTCAGCAGGTTCTTTTGAATCTTATTAAAAACGCTATCCAGGCATCTGCACTACAAGGAGAAGTAAAAATCAGGGCTTACTCATACAGCCAGGAAGCTCTTGATAAATATCTGTTTCTTAAAAAAGAAGGAAAATGTGTAGGAGAAATTTCTCTTAATAAAGAGTTCGTTATCTTAGAGGTAAAAGACAATGGACCTGGCATTCCTCAAGAGAACATCTCAAAAATCTTTGAACCATTCTTCACTACTAAAGAAAACAAAGGTTCAGGATTAGGACTTTTTATAACTCAAGAATTAATCAAAGACCACGATGGCTGTATATGTGTGGACAGTACTCCTGGACAGGGAACAACATTTATAGTAATGCTTCCGAGACGATAA